A window of Malania oleifera isolate guangnan ecotype guangnan chromosome 2, ASM2987363v1, whole genome shotgun sequence genomic DNA:
ATTACCAAAGATTCCACTGTATATAGGAGATATGTTTAATTAGAAAATCATGTATTTGATTAAGAGGTTCCATCACAAGCTAGTTTCCAAGTTGTGACAGAAGACATGCATGCATGTCttcttttttattaaaataaaccCCCTTTTATGAAGGTAAGCAAtcgagagaaaaaaaaaaaaaaaaaaagaactcaaGTCATCCTCATCTAAAGGAGAAAATATTAGGTACATTTGACGTGTACACTGAATTTGGCATAATTTCAACCAGTGTATAAAAAAATTTGTGCAATTTAATTGAATACACACATATGATGAAATCAAGTTAGATGTGGTATATATACCTGGTGAATCTAATAATTTCTCCATCTAAAGGGTAGCACTATATCCTTCGTTTCGAAGGGTTGTTTTGACTTCCAAAAAGGTTTAACTATAATTGCAACCATGGTAGACTAGatcaaaagagaaaaagagagaagaaggaCAAAATGGGAAGAGTGAAAGAGTGAGGGAGAAAGGgagaaagaaggagaagaaaactAATAGTGAATGAAATTAAGGGATAAAATAAAAAAGTGTATTGATTTTGCAAAGTGATGGTCAAAAGAGCTTGTTCTTTATATAGTTACGAAACTATTTATAAATGGAGCTATTCAACCAATTAATATACATTACTTTTAGTAGCAATTTTTGAAACCTCTCGAGATATAATGGTAGTTTTATTGCCTTTAATAATGGTTGTGGCTGTTAGTAAAAAGTATCAACTTTTTTGTAGTGCAAAGAAACCCTCATAAGAGAGATACACCCTCATTTAACATGGTCTCTCACGTAAAATATCATGTAAACTTATAATTGACATATGTATAAAAGGATCATATTTGGAATAGCCTTTAGTCGATTTTGTTTTACATATTTTCACGAGTAAGGATACTCCTAATTAAGCTGGGATACTGGGCGATGATTGTGTAAGAGTTCACATTATTGATATATCATACTGAGTAGTATCACTAGGAAAATAGTGCAATATCAACTGGCATTGTCTTCATGAAGGGCTCAAACCAAATAGTGCACATGCATAGATTATTCCTCAACTAGGGAGCTATGATGATGCATGGGAAGAGGGTCTTGAATCCCATGTTGGTTGATAtagttgaaaggaaaattttgacttGGGTTAGGGCTCATCCCATTCATAGAAGACACCTTTTAAGAATAAAATTGTATGAGCCCATGAACCAATGTGAGAAGTTTCTCATGTGAGCCATGAGACAACTCTCTACCATCAACACACATACATtcaaatatttataaattcattagGAGGATTATTGAACTTACACTACATAATGGAGATTTGTTAATATAAATATCGACTCGTAAATCAAATCACCAAAGAAAGAGAGACATAAGAAGAGAGGAAAATGTGGCAATAATAATGGAGCAACTGTACTAATTTTATTTAGGTGTTCACAATACCTTTGATTTTGAATCCCCAAAAAAGGATAATCTTTCATGCATGTAAAAGGATATCACATAACGATTTGTCCCTTGAACCAAAAAATTGTTGACCCTTAATTAGGCTTAGAAAGAGTTAAtccaacaattatttatcatgaaaatttcATCTGGAAAAAATTTACTACCTTAATTATAGTAGGGTGAAGAATTAGAACCCTTATTAATCGGATTAACGCACCTAGTTTAGTCTGATCCAAAAAAGTAAAAAGGAATAACACATAAATGCAAATGCCTACGACAGCCAGGTGCAGATCGATCAGGTAAGCCAATAATATATGTGCACTGTACATTTTCTCGTCAACGACGAATCCTGGAATTGCTTGGGCGTGGACCCGGCAGCCCCTTCACTTATCGATGACGACAACGAGAGAGAGCGAAATTTTTGGGTCCAGACTCCAACATCAAGCCCAAGCGAAGGAAACTTCCATATGCATTATTGAGGGAGACAAACGCGGTGCGAGAGAGCTGGAGAGTGGAGAGGAGGAATCTAATTAGAAGGAATGGAAGGAGAAAAAAGGTGGGGTTGATATTGATAAGGTTGTTCTGTTTGGGAGAATAGACATGTAAGGTGAACTGAAGAGTGGAGAGGAGGAATCTAATTAGAAGGAATGGAAGGAGAAAAAAAGGTGCTGTTCACATTGACAAGGCTATCTTCTTTTGGGAGAATAGGTATGTAACGTGACCCACATGCATGTTTAATAGGTCCATGCACTAATATGGGAATGACCACTTACCAACTCATAGCCTGTTGTAATGCGGTTTCCTTCTCCTACTTGCTCTCCCCAGTCATGATCATCCAAGTACGCGTCAACCCTGCCATCCCGTCACCCCACGGCCACTCATCTTCTTATGATAAATATCAAGTGATTTAATGCTTACCCATTAGCATtttttgcatttatttatttttttttttacgtttTCCTCATACTCATAATTTCCTATGTTTTTTCTATATGTTTTGCTAAATTTAAGTATGTAAGATAGAAGTAAATTACGAGTTGCATGAGATtgatcttatttatttttaacctAATTGAGTAGCTATTTCCTATATTTATAGTCGCATATTCATTATTGTTAATTAAGTTTATTTGTGCTTAAATGTTCGGAAAAatctatgaaaattattatttttattctcatTATACTTTCTAAATTTTACCCCACTGCAAAACGTGAATTTCTTTTTTGTTGCAAATTAACctcatgtttatatatatttttttatttgtagaATATATTTTGGTAACGTACTCAAAAGAAATGAGTATTGACGTAGTTAATTATTAGTAAAGACCTTCATCTTTGCCACACGACAGCAAACACCAAATGATTATGGTGCAGAGTGAACTCACCTAAGATATTGtgtgaaggagagagagagaggaagagaaaaaGTAAGACAACGAGTGGGAGAGACTAGCTAGAGATTACTTTAGAGGTAGGAGAAAGATCttttttcagatttttttttttttggaactaattaatataaatcttttctttttccctttttgtttaaaaaaatgatTAGCTTGTTTTGTATAATATTGAAACAATGATAAACTCAAGACTCTTTTAACTAAAGAATTTTCATTTGAAATAATACTTTGATATTTAGGCACAAAAGATTTAAGAGATTGACACATTATTCAGGTAAATTAATTAAGCATCCAAAGAACTCTGGATACCATCGTAATTTTTTTCAATGTAATGCGACTGATCGAGAAATATATCATCACACGATCTTGTAATTTTCATGCCTAAAATAATATTAgcctaatttaaatattttatctCAAGATGTTTTTTGagcattgtttttgttttatttatgacATGCAATTTTGAACAAAAAATGAGCAAGTCGTCCACATAGAGATTAATAATAACGTGTGAATCTTTCAAAGTTTTATACACTTGTTAGACTCATTTGTTTTATATTCATTCTCAACCACGCAGGAATCAAACTTTTCATGCCACTATTTTGATGTTTGTTTTAAGGACTCTAAAGCTTTCAGGTTGATCCATATAAATTTTTTCATAGAGGTTCCcatgttagaaaaaaaaaaaaacagttttcACATCcctttatctaaaaaaaaaaagctaaataAATATTGAAACAGTCTTTCATAGATACATTTTCAACTTTCAATCACAATATAATTTCAATTTCACATGGTGCATGTATCTTATCTTTAGCTCATGTAAATGTTTGGCTACAGCCACTTATCCACAGACAAACCCTACACACATACTGTTTGAAGATATGTGAAGTTAGATTTgtatgaaatttaaataaaatgtaatataaaattctATTAAAATGCCTAAATCCAAAAAATCCATATTTCCCCTCcatatagaagaagaagaagaagaagaagcaccAATATGCTCAGACGTCAACATGACTGCTGTTCACAGAAAAAACTTCAAACAGTTCTACTACTCCTTGTCCTCCTGGCGCTCCCAGCTGCTCATGCGGTTGCAGGGAACTGCACATGCGATCCAGAAGAAAAGGAAGAGCCCAGTACCGACGTTGACAAAAGACAAGCTCTAAAATATAAACTTGGGGCAATAGCTTCCATACTCATCGCCAGTGCTATCGGAGTCTGTCTGCCTGTTCTTGGGAAAGCCCTACCCGCTTTGAGTCCCGAAAGGGGCGCATTCTTCCTGATCAAGGCTTTCGCGGCCGGCGTCATTCTCGCCACCGGTTTCATTCACGCCCTGCCCGATGCTTTCGAACAACTCACATCGCCTTCCCTCAATAAGAAACCTTGGAAGTTCCCCTTCACCGGCTTCGTGGCGATGCTCTCTGCCATCGGAACGCTCATGGTGGACTCTGCTGCGACTTCGTATTACCAGAAAGTGGCTAATTCCCCTGTTGGGTATGAAGAGAGGGTTGCAGAACAGGCTGGCCGTGGTCACGCCCACATTGATGTCCATGCAAGTCAAGGCCATGCTCACGGACCAGTTACCTCGTACTCGGAGCTTCTTCGGCACCGAGTTATATCGCAGGTTGTAGTCTAATTTGGTTCGTGAGGTCTACTGGGTTTTTATATATTGAGAGTTTGCAATTTGAAGTTTCATATATGCAAATATGTGTTGtaggttttggatttggggatTGTGGTGCACTCTGTTATAATTGGGATTTCTCTGGGAACATCCCAGAGTCCGAAAAAGATAAGGCCGCTCGTGGCCGCCCTGACCTTCCATCAGTTTTTCGAGGGCATGGGACTCGGTGGATGCATCTCTCAGGTACCATATTGCGAAATGAAATATTGTGTGATGAAGATCGATATATAAATGCAGGAACCATTTCTATTTCGTTTTCATAATTCCGTGCGTACCAAAAAATTAATTCGTGGCTAGCTTTTCTCAAGCAGTTTTTGTGCGCACGTCCTTGTTTAATTGAATTTGGTGGTTAATTAATTTGGGCATATTTACGTATATATGCAGGCAAAATTTCGAGCAGGTTCTTTTGCAATCATGGCAATTTTCTTCGCTCTTACGACGCCAGTGGGGATTGGAATCGGGATTGTAATAACTAAGAGGTATTAGGAGGACAGCCCTAGAGCTCTCGTTGTTGAAGGGGTGTTTAATGCAGCCTCAGCAGGAATACTAATCTATATGGCACTCGTTGATCTTCTTGCCGCCGATTTCATGAACCCCAAGCTGCAAAGCAATGGGAGGCTTCAGTTGGGGTCTAATATTTCGCTGCTTCTTGGGGCTGGTTTTATGTCTGTTTTGGCCGCATGGGCTTAATATATTAGACCCAACCAACCAATCTGCACAAGCTCTGTCAATGCTATACCTTCTTTTGTAAATTACTTCCCTTTCCATTATAAGATGCTCCAATCtagaatcatatatatatatatatatatatatatatatatatatatatatacttaaaaataaggaaaaaaaaaacttattattactattattattacttgtTTTAGTCTAAAAGAGAGCTCTACATGGAGAAATGACTGTTGTTTTCTTCATTATCTATTCTTTTAGAAGAGAAGCaactatttttgttttttaagaggtgttagattaccactttacctaaaagttgaagctgttaggttgtgggccaacaatgtatatcaagctttaacatgaGACAAGAAGCAACTATTTTTAGAGCTATGACTTTTACAATTGGAAGTCATTACTTGATTCGGGGTGCGTGCGTGCccatgtttataaaaaaaatacatacattCAATGAGTCGTTTCCCATCAAATACCTCAACCTCATATTCTATACTTCATACAGCTTAAACCTTTGAGATTGTCATTTGGAGATctcaaaatttcaatttgataccaattgttaagaATTGAAATCCATACATTACTATACACACAAAAATTTCAGGCCTTTGAACAAGGCCTACTTCATTAAATAATTTTGTTAACAATAAAAAGTTACAAAATTTTTGTCTCCCCCACTCAATAACACCATCCCCACCCTTCCAACACAATCCTCACACAATTAGTATAAAACTCTGAAGAATCCCTTAAAATTCACTCAACATGTAATTAGAAATGAATGTTTCCATaatgaaatttgagaatagtATTTATTCATTGTCTATTACTTGTTATGGCCTCATAAAACagtttcatattattatttgCTTTACGCTattaacataattattttttatgtaactaattgtaactaatctatatcactaatttaatttctaagaaaagcattttacaaaccaaataaaCATAGGGATACTTTCTTGAAACCCTCACTATGACAAAACCACACTTTATTTGTTAATAGCCATCTCATGATCAAAACTACACacaccctatatatatatatattaggattCCACTGTATATAGGAGATATGTTCAATTAGAAAATCATGTATTTGATTAAGAGGTTCCACTACAAGCTAGTTTCCAAGTTGTGATAGAAGACATGCATACATGTCTTCTTTTTTATTACAATAAACCCCCTTTTAAGAAGGTAAGCAATcgagaaaaaaaaatgaactcaAGTCATCCTCATCTAAAGGAGAAAATATTAGGTACATTTGATGTATACACTGAATTTGACATAATTTCACCCAGTGTATTAAAAACAAACTGTGCAATTTAATTGAATACACACATATGACGAAATCTAGTTAGATGTGGTATATTTACCTGGTGTATCTAATAATTTTTCCATCCAAAGGGTAGCACTATATCCTTCATTTCGAAGGGTTGTCTTGACTTCGAAAAA
This region includes:
- the LOC131148378 gene encoding zinc transporter 1-like is translated as MLRRQHDCCSQKKLQTVLLLLVLLALPAAHAVAGNCTCDPEEKEEPSTDVDKRQALKYKLGAIASILIASAIGVCLPVLGKALPALSPERGAFFLIKAFAAGVILATGFIHALPDAFEQLTSPSLNKKPWKFPFTGFVAMLSAIGTLMVDSAATSYYQKVANSPVGYEERVAEQAGRGHAHIDVHASQGHAHGPVTSYSELLRHRVISQVLDLGIVVHSVIIGISLGTSQSPKKIRPLVAALTFHQFFEGMGLGGCISQAKFRAGSFAIMAIFFALTTPVGIGIGIVITKRY